The genomic DNA TATTTTACCATCTGCTAGCTAGGTGGTGGAATAGAGCATCAGGATTCTGGATAGACATCCGTCCAATTCCATCCGTCGTCGTAGAGAAGTGCGGCCAGCATGGCCCGTCGTGACGCCGCTAGAGCCCACTTTTTGGCCAGCGCTCGTTCGTCCATTGTTATCCAGCCCGCGGATTCTAATTCGTGCATTTGGGGGATAATGTGCGTCTCCGCTTGCGGTTGGATAAATTTCTGGCCAAGCACATCCAAATAGTTGTTGATGGCATGGCGGAGGGGGAGAAGTGCCTTAACGTCAGCTTCAACTATGTATTCAAGAAGGGTCAGCGCTTCGTCGAGTTTAGTCATCTGAAGGGCGATAGCGTCCTGCTTTCGTCCGCTATGGAAGTAATGGGCAATGGGATAGGACGTGTGGTTTTGGGTGTGCCGGTTGATCATGTTTTGTAAGGCAGTAGCGACTGACAATAGGCCTTCAACATGTTCTTTATCGCCAGTGCGGAGCAACAGGTCTTGTGGGGTTTCTCCTAAGTTGGAGATAAACAGACTTAGACTTCGCTTATGAATAATGGCTGAGGAAACGGAAACCAGATAGGTCATGGCCGTCGTGATAAATACAAAGCCTATAAAAGAAAAGGCAGCGATGAGAAGCTCCCAAGCCTTGCTGCCAGGCTTAAAGTCGCCGTTTCCCATGGTTGAGAGTACATACCCGCTAAAGTAGACTTTCTCCAACATGCTGGCGGCGGTATGTTGAGTAGAACTGACGACTGAACCTGTTTCACTCATGAGCAAGAGCCATAGACCTATCCACAACAGTAACATCCACATGGCCAGCAGAGAAAGTAGAATGGTAATTCCGGAGAACTTCAGTAGGTGGCGGACGCCAGTGACACGGCTGAACCAGAGAACAACAGACCACAGTAGGCGCGTGACACTATGCGTAAGCCTCCCGGCGCCATTAGAAGACAGAGTGGTGTAAAAAAAGTCATAGAAGGTAAGTAAGAGGAGGATGCTTCCCAAGAGCAAATACAACACAGGCATAGAAGAGGATAAAATCAGTGAAAAGAACAAGCGAAGTAAACTAAATGTACCCTGGGCTATTACCAGCCGCGCCAAACAGTTGGTCCTTATTGCACATAAATATGAGGTGAATTGTGATGATACACAGAAATCTTATCCCCCATGTCAGAGGCTGCAACAGCTAGGTTCTTTCATCAACCATGTCTAGGATCAGACCTGCCCAAGTGAAGTTCTGCGCCCCCATTCCCTTCCCGGTGAAAGGGTGGTAATACTCGCGAAACCCACTCTTCTCAAGTAAGGCCTTTACGGTTTCAACCAAATGCAGAGCGGCTTCTTTATAGCCGCTCTGCCGCAGGACATCATGTAAAAACCAGTTAAGGTAAATCCAGGTGGGCCCACGCCACAGGAAGAGCGATGAGTCCGGATTAAAGGACGGATGGTTCACCGCTACGGAGGGCATGGGGTACGTAACAGCAAACTCATCCTGATTAAACCAGTGGCTTGCCATCACACGTGCAACAATAGAGGGATCTATCTTTTTGATCGCCAAAGGAAAAAAGATAGTAGGCGTCAGGATGTTGATTTTTTTATTTTCCGGGCCGTAGAGATCGAGGAATGCACCCTTGTCCGCATCATACGAAAGGCGTATTAAACTTTCCAGTGCCTTGTCAGCCAACTGGTCGAAGTCATCCGCGTCAGGGTCGTTAATTTCTCGGCACAGAGAAGCAAGAACATATAGGTTTTGGATGTAAACAGTGTTCATGCCCACTTCCTTCACCCGGAAATAGTTATGCTTCCTAATCTTTTTTAGATCGTAGCGGAAGCAAAAGTTTCGAAAATCAACGCTTACTACCTTCATGAACAACTGCCAATTGGCTTTCCTGCTCCGAAACCCCAACACTGGGTCGAACGTCGGTTTCCAATCCATACCAGATTCAAAAGGTGAGATGATGGTAATCAGTCCGTCTCCATCAAAATCACGGTTTTGAGCAATCCACTGGTAATAGCGCTTTAATTTTTGAACAACCTGTTTAAGAAAAGCGCGATCTCGGTTGGCTTCGTAGAGTCGAGCTGCCACCTGGGCCACGAAAGGGGGCTGGATGAGAGCGCTCATGTGGGTTTTGAACAGGTTTACTCCCAATCCGGGGCGAGATTGAAAAATGTCAGTAGCTCTGCCCGGCAATACGTTGTTCCAATAAATGATGTGTCCCACAAATCCATCTGTCTGTTGTAAGGCGAACAAACTCATCAGGTGTTGCTTCGCCATTTCCGACTCACCCAGCGCGCATAGGATGAAGGCATGGAAACACGTGTCCCAAAAAAACTGAAACGGGTAGGTTTTAGGAGAGGGTTTGGTATAGTAGTAGTCGGTTCGCGCCTCGTTGGAATAGCCATGCACCATGTTTGCGCGCATCAGGGTGCCTACTTTTTCGCGTAGTGTTTGGTGACTCATAGGCTTTTTTTTACCCAAAAGATAACCGGCGGCGGAGTACCTGCCACCACCACCGATTACGGTCAGTACGATTTGTTTTGCAAAAGCCAGGTTTGTAGCTCGTCAATTTCTTTTGCTTGACTTGCAACAATGTTCTGGGCCAGCTCTCGGGTTACTGTCGCTTCTCCATGATCTAACAAGGCCTGAGATACGTCGATGGCACTTTGATGATGGTCAATCATCAAAGCCGCAAAGTCTTGATCAGCATCACCAGTTAGCACCCTCAGATCAACGGCTTTGCCCATTTTTTCCATCGCCTGCATTACCGCCATGGCATATGCAGCATTGGTCTGACCGTCAGGCTGATAGGAAGTTAGAAACGCGGTAAATTCACTGATTTCTATTTGCTGCTCGGCAATTACTCGTTGGGCAATGGCTTGAATAGTAGTATCATCTCCATTCTGTAACTCATACTGGGCCATATCTATGGCCGTTTGGTGATGCATTGGCATCATCATGGCGAAGTCATAATCTGGATCTCCTGTGGTAGACATGGTATCC from Catalinimonas alkaloidigena includes the following:
- a CDS encoding potassium channel family protein produces the protein MSETGSVVSSTQHTAASMLEKVYFSGYVLSTMGNGDFKPGSKAWELLIAAFSFIGFVFITTAMTYLVSVSSAIIHKRSLSLFISNLGETPQDLLLRTGDKEHVEGLLSVATALQNMINRHTQNHTSYPIAHYFHSGRKQDAIALQMTKLDEALTLLEYIVEADVKALLPLRHAINNYLDVLGQKFIQPQAETHIIPQMHELESAGWITMDERALAKKWALAASRRAMLAALLYDDGWNWTDVYPES
- a CDS encoding amylo-alpha-1,6-glucosidase, which gives rise to MGKKKPMSHQTLREKVGTLMRANMVHGYSNEARTDYYYTKPSPKTYPFQFFWDTCFHAFILCALGESEMAKQHLMSLFALQQTDGFVGHIIYWNNVLPGRATDIFQSRPGLGVNLFKTHMSALIQPPFVAQVAARLYEANRDRAFLKQVVQKLKRYYQWIAQNRDFDGDGLITIISPFESGMDWKPTFDPVLGFRSRKANWQLFMKVVSVDFRNFCFRYDLKKIRKHNYFRVKEVGMNTVYIQNLYVLASLCREINDPDADDFDQLADKALESLIRLSYDADKGAFLDLYGPENKKINILTPTIFFPLAIKKIDPSIVARVMASHWFNQDEFAVTYPMPSVAVNHPSFNPDSSLFLWRGPTWIYLNWFLHDVLRQSGYKEAALHLVETVKALLEKSGFREYYHPFTGKGMGAQNFTWAGLILDMVDERT
- a CDS encoding DUF305 domain-containing protein; the protein is MKRFFLPACLAGFVWLAACDQEEAGLQVQPHDENAYMGFMHQMMEQMDTMSTTGDPDYDFAMMMPMHHQTAIDMAQYELQNGDDTTIQAIAQRVIAEQQIEISEFTAFLTSYQPDGQTNAAYAMAVMQAMEKMGKAVDLRVLTGDADQDFAALMIDHHQSAIDVSQALLDHGEATVTRELAQNIVASQAKEIDELQTWLLQNKSY